One part of the Phoenix dactylifera cultivar Barhee BC4 chromosome 4, palm_55x_up_171113_PBpolish2nd_filt_p, whole genome shotgun sequence genome encodes these proteins:
- the LOC103721885 gene encoding elongation factor 2: MVKFTAEELRRIMDMKHNIRNMSVIAHVDHGKSTLTDSLVAAAGIIAQEVAGDVRMTDTRQDEAERGITIKSTGISLYYEMSDESLKNYKGERNGNEYLINLIDSPGHVDFSSEVTAALRITDGALVVVDCVEGVCVQTETVLRQALGERIRPVLTVNKMDRCFLELQVDGEEAYQTFQRVIENANVIMATYEDPLLGDVQVYPEKGTVAFSAGLHGWAFTLTNFAKMYAAKFGVDEAKMMERLWGENYFDPATKKWTSKNTGSPTCKRGFVQFCYEPIKQIISTCMNDQKDKLWPMLQKLGVTMKSEEKELMGKALMKRVMQTWLPASSALLEMMIFHLPSPSKAQKYRVENLYEGPLDDIYANAIRICDPEGPLMLYVSKMIPASDKGRFFAFGRVFSGRVSTGTKVRIMGPNYVPGQKKDLYVKSVQRTVIWMGKKQESVEDVPCGNTVALVGLDQYITKNATLTNEKEVDAHPIRAMKFSVSPVVRVAVQCKTASDLPKLVEGLKRLAKSDPMVVCTIEESGEHIIAGAGELHLEICLKDLQEDFMGGAEIVVSDPVVSFRETVLEKSCRTVMSKSPNKHNRLYMEARPLEDGLAEAIDEGRIGPRDDPKVRAKILSEEFGWDKDLAKKIWCFGPETTGPNMVVDMCKGVQYLNEIKDSVVAGFQWASKEGAMAEENMRGICFEVCDVVLHADAIHRGGGQIIPTARRVIYASQLTAKPRLLEPVYLVEIQAPEQALGGIYGVLNQKRGHVFEELQRPGTPLYNIKAYLPVVESFGFSSTLRAATSGQAFPQCVFDHWDMMSSDPLEPGTQAAQLVSEIRKRKGLKDQMTPLSEFEDKL, encoded by the exons ATGGTGAAGTTCACAGCTGAAGAGCTCCGCAGGATTATGGACATGAAGCATAACATCCGTAACATGTCTGTCATAGCACATGTTGATCATG GCAAGTCTACTCTCACTGATTCTCTTGTGGCGGCTGCTGGAATCATCGCCCAGGAAGTTGCTGGAGATGTCAGGATGACTGATACCCGCCAGGATGAAGCAGAACGTGGTATCACGATCAAATCTACAGGGATCTCTCTGTACTACGAGATGTCTGATGAGTCTTTGAAGAACTATAAGGGTGAGAGAAATGGAAATGAGTATCTCATCAACCTCATTGATTCACCCGGGCATGTTGACTTCTCTTCTGAGGTCACCGCTGCTCTCCGTATTACTGATGGTGCATTAGTCGTCGTTGACTGTGTGGAGGGTGTTTGTGTCCAGACTGAAACTGTTCTTCGACAAGCACTTGGAGAAAGAATCAGACCTGTCTTGACTGTTAACAAGATGGATAGATGTTTCTTAGAGCTTCAGGTTGATGGGGAGGAAGCCTATCAGACCTTTCAACGTGTCATTGAGAATGCAAATGTTATTATGGCAACCTATGAGGATCCACTTCTTGGTGATGTCCAAGTCTATCCAGAGAAAGGGACTGTTGCTTTCTCGGCTGGGTTGCACGGTTGGGCTTTCACTCTCACCAACTTTGCCAAAATGTATGCTGCCAAATTTGGAGTTGATGAGGCCAAGATGATGGAAAGACTTTGGGGTGAGAATTACTTTGACCCAGCAACCAAGAAGTGGACCAGCAAGAACACAGGTTCTCCTACTTGTAAGCGTGGCTTTGTACAATTTTGTTATGAACCAATCAAACAAATTATCAGTACTTGCATGAATGATCAGAAAGACAAATTATGGCCGATGCTGCAGAAACTTGGTGTTACCATGAAATCTGAGGAGAAGGAACTTATGGGCAAGGCTTTGATGAAGCGTGTCATGCAGACTTGGCTGCCTGCAAGCAGTGCCCTCCTTGAAATGATGATCTTCCACCTTCCATCTCCTTCCAAGGCCCAGAAGTACCGTGTGGAGAACTTATATGAGGGCCCACTAGATGATATATATGCAAATGCTATCAGAATTTGTGACCCAGAAGGCCCTCTTATGCTATATGTTTCTAAGATGATTCCTGCTTCTGATAAGGGTAGATTCTTTGCATTTGGTCGGGTTTTCTCTGGAAGGGTCTCTACAGGTACGAAGGTTCGAATCATGGGACCAAACTATGTCCCAGGTCAGAAAAAAGACTTGTATGTGAAAAGTGTGCAAAGAACTGTTATCTGGATGGGTAAGAAACAAGAATCTGTGGAGGATGTGCCTTGTGGGAACACGGTTGCCTTGGTTGGGTTAGATCAATATATCACCAAGAATGCAACTCTGACAAATGAGAAGGAAGTCGACGCCCATCCGATAAGAGCTATGAAATTTTCTGTCTCTCCTGTCGTACGTGTAGCGGTTCAATGCAAGACTGCATCTGACCTTCCCAAGCTTGTGGAAGGTTTAAAACGTCTGGCCAAATCGGATCCTATGGTGGTCTGTACAATAGAAGAATCTGGTGAGCACATCATTGCAGGAGCTGGGGAGCTCCACCTTGAGATTTGTTTGAAAGATCTGCAGGAGGATTTTATGGGTGGTGCAGAGATTGTAGTTTCTGACCCCGTGGTCTCTTTCCGTGAAACCGTCCTTGAGAAATCTTGCCGGACTGTGATGAGCAAGTCACCGAACAAGCACAATCGTCTCTACATGGAAGCACGACCCTTGGAAGATGGGCTTGCCGAGGCCATCGATGAAGGGCGCATTGGCCCACGTGATGATCCAAAAGTACGTGCAAAGATTCTGTCTGAGGAGTTTGGTTGGGACAAGGATCTTGCTAAGAAGATCTGGTGCTTTGGGCCTGAGACCACCGGCCCTAACATGGTTGTTGATATGTGTAAGGGAGTTCAGTACCTTAATGAAATTAAGGACTCTGTTGTGGCTGGGTTCCAGTGGGCATCAAAGGAAGGAGCAATGGCTGAAGAAAACATGCGTGGGATATGCTTTGAAGTTTGCGATGTGGTTCTGCATGCTGATGCTATTCACAGAGGTGGTGGCCAGATCATTCCAACTGCTAGAAGGGTCATATATGCATCTCAGTTGACAGCCAAACCGAGGCTGTTGGAACCAGTTTACCTGGTAGAGATTCAGGCTCCTGAGCAGGCACTTGGAGGCATTTATGGTGTTCTTAACCAGAAGCGAGGCCATGTCTTTGAAGAGCTACAAAGGCCAGGTACTCCCCTTTACAACATCAAGGCTTACCTCCCAGTTGTCGAGTCTTTTGGGTTCTCGAGCACTCTGAGGGCTGCGACATCTGGTCAGGCTTTCCCCCAGTGCGTGTTTGACCACTGGGATATGATGTCTTCGGACCCATTGGAGCCTGGTACACAAGCAGCACAGCTTGTGAGCGAGATCCGCAAGAGGAAAGGCTTGAAGGATCAGATGACCCCATTATCTGAGTTTGAAGACAAGCTCTAA